The DNA segment tcattattttatttcaagtatGCACTTTTTGGCTAAATTTGTCCCTGATTTGGTTGTATCTAACTATCCATGTACAATTTGTCCCttggcaaaacaaagaaaattgcCATTTTCTAAGAATgcttattttaatagaatctCCTTTTAATCTTGTTCGCTGTGATATTTGGGTACTATTCTCCATCCCCACTATTGAAGGttacttatttttcttaactattgttgatgattgtaCATGTGCAACTTGGAATTACCTCTTTAAGTATAAATAAGAAGTTCCAACtctcaaacaaatttttttcccagaatgataagaaacaatcCATACCAAAATAAAGAAGATCCATATTGATCATGGTACTAGATTTTCTCTCTCCTCATTCCTAAATTCCAAAGGAGTCATTCAATATAGTTGCGTTAAAATCCACAACAAAATTATGTGTTGGAGAGAAAACACCAACATATTCTTAATATAGCCATAGCACTAATGCTTCAGGTTAGCATGCCTCCTAAATTTTAGGGTGATATTGTTTTAACAGCTACACATTATTAATAGGCTGCTAACTCCTATCTTGAAACCCAAATCTCCTTTTGGGTTATTATCTCAATCTTCCCCATCTTATGCCCATTTGAGAACCTTTGGTTTCTTATGCTGTGCCTCTATGTTACAAAGATCTCAAATCAAGTTTGATCCTAGAGCTCGTAAATGTAAATATCCTTTTGGTATCAAAGACTACAAGCTCCTAGATATTGCTACTAATCACTGCTTTATCTATCAACatgttgtgtttcatgaacATGTTTTCCCTTTTACATCTTACTTCGCTGCTAAGTCTAAATTTTCTTCTCCTACATCAAACATTTCTCTCCCATTACCTATTAAATATTCAACAATAGATTCTTTTACTGTGCCTTCAATAGCATTGTCACAAATTTATGTTTCTCCTAGAGACTCTCGCCTCAATAAGTGTAGTTATCCACCACATTCTTCTTATACTAGTGATCCTTTAAACACTATTTCTTCATTAATGCATCATTGGAGTTTAACTAGAATTAGAGGGCTCTTGGTTACTTACAGAATTTTTATTGCAACTCTTCAATTGCATACTTTATATCAGATTTTAAAGTAAATCCTATTTCATTAGGCACTCAATATGATATTTctaactttctctcttatgctCGTTTGTCTGCTAGTCATAAATAATTTGCATTAGCCATTACTACTTATATTGAACCTAAGTTTTATCATCAAGCAGTCTAGCATTCTCATTTAAGAGATGCTATGCCTACTGAGATTGTAGCTTTGGAAACAAATAACACCTAGACTATTACTACTTTACCCCTGGAAAATGACCCATAGGCTATAAAAAAGTTTATAAAGTTAAATGTCGTACTGATGATTTAATAGAGAGATATAAATCAAGCCTTGTTGCCAAGGGTTATATCCAAAAGAAGGTTTGGACTATTATGAAACTTTTTTACCAATGGCTAAAATGATCACTGTTAGTACCTTACTTGCTATAGCTACTATCCAAAAGTTGACATTTAACTCAACTTGATGTGAATAATGCTTTTTTGCATGAGGATTTATTGGGAGAGGTATATATGAAGTTACCTCCTGTTTTTCACACTAATGGGGAGCCtaaagtttgcaaactgaacAAGTCTCTTTATGCTTTGAAGCGGGATTCACACCAATGGTTTTCACAATTTTCCAATACTTTGACATTGCTTTTGTAAAATCTAGAACTGATTACTCACTTTTTAATAAGTCACAAGGCCGGTCTTTCTTTCATTGCTCTTCTTGTATATATTGATGAGATCTTGATAGCTACCAATGATTTACAATCTGTGGAACATTTGAAATCTTTACTTGCTGATAAGTTCAAACTCAAGGATCACGGGTAGTTTAAAATACTTCCTTGGTTTGGAAGTGGCTTGATCCCCACAAGGCATCTGCTTGTGTCAAAGGAAATATGCTCATGAAATCCTCCAAAATGTTGGTTTCCTTGGTGCTAAACCAGTTTTCTTGCCTATGGAGCAAAATTTGAAACTTACCAAAGATGATGGAGAATTATTGGAAGATCTAATAGTTTTTGCAGGCTCATTGGTAGGGTCTTGTATCTCAGCATAACAAGAACTAACCTTTCTTACTCAATTCATCGAGTTAGCCAATAAATGGATAAGTGTAGACATCCTCATTTGACAACAGCTTACCACATTCTTCAATATGTGAAGAATACCCCACCTCATGGCTTTTTCTTTCAAGTTAATAATTCTTTAACTGTGAAAAATTTTGCAAATTCAGACTAAGCTTCTTGCCCTGATTGTTTTCGGTCTACAAGTGGCtattgtgtttttcttggtAACTCTTTTCTTCATGGAAATCCAAAAAGCGGCTAACTATTTCTCACTCTTCAACTTAAGATGAATATCTTTCAATGGCATCTACTACTTTTAAGATTCTTTGGCTGCTTACTCTTCTCTATGATTTCCACATATCTCATGCTCAAAGTGCTCAATTGTTTTGTGATAGCAGGCTACCTTGCACATTACTGGCAATTCAATTTTTCACGATTGTACAAAACACATTGAGGTGGATTGCTCCAATGGTgcattttttttgttgcttcctttatttatttaccttatgtgtaaatattttttcttttaatcaaatattttgcaACCCATTAtgaatatttgttaaaaaaaacacaacctcatttatgttatatatattccttatatatgaagtaaaaataaataaataaattcccaATTGAGGAAAACGATTTGGGTAAGCTTCAGTGTTGTGGTGTATGGCCACTGTAATCAGTTGAGGAAGAGGAAATCGCTTATGCATGTTCGGTacaacttttactttttttgcaGTGTGTATTCATGTCAATATACtgtttatttcaaatatattatttgagagaacaatattgaaataaggtgagATCCggtgagatgaaaacttgagagaTAAATTGagtgtttgtttttagagatcaTCTTACCGTacgaaaattttgaaatgtttATGAAGTTTTGTGTTTTATCCTCGGAAGCAAATGAGGCCTAAATCACCAAGATGGGAGTTTATTCTATTTACGCCATCTTGAGAAAGATATCAAATGTATTCATATAATACGCATCACCTGTGCATATTATCATGTGTCCATTTTAAACCGAAGGCTTAGTCTATTATTAAGTTATTTGAGACTTCAATATAAATATCCCGTACATTTTACATTTCTTGATAATAAGATAACTTTCTAGTTTTCCCCTCTGTGCTACTCTAAAATCGAACAAAAATTAAGTACTAATAATTCTAGAAAGAATTACTGCTGTACCAATTTATCGACACTGAGTGATAACAATATTATACCAACTTTCATAATAAATCAACTGTTCGAAAAGCTATTCTCCAAAAAATATAATgacaatgaaaaattctatttattattcctACACGACATACTAAAcatcatttttataatatagatgataagtagaagaattcatttagtttaacaagaacaaaataaaataaaataaaaaatcaaatttagtgTGTAATATTGAGATGATGGTAGAAAGACTCAATGACAATAGATATCGAGCCACCTCCCCGGTGATTCAGATCAAGTCACCTCCACTTGGTATCCTAGGCCCTCACCTACCCTCCCCACATGGGTTGGGTTTAAAAAgacagtttattttattttttaaagtctcTCTTTTCTGTTTTCATGCTCTTTAGCCAAGACAACCTTAGATGACAATACCTTGGCAATATTTTCAcgaatttatttaaagaaaactcGTGTGAGAAAACTGTCAGCTTATGATTAACAAACAGATCATGATGTTTTCTAAAGCAAGTTAATGTAAAATGCTTCCAAGTCTTCCTCTTCCCTCCGGAATCTTATAGGGGGTTGAAGAGGGGGGAGGTCGATGCGGGTAAGGTAAGGTCAGAAGGTTGATATACTGTTGAAGAAAAAAACGAAAGCTTTCCATGATGTGATACTTTTGACTCTCTGCAATTTGTATCAAAGTTCTTAACTACTACCCAGTTGCTTATATTCAAATGATGGGGCCATGAAGTATCAAGGACAAACAAGTTTTGGACCTATTCCCTTGAAAAAGTCAGTTTTTTACCAGAAACAACGTAATAATACTTTGGACTTTGAACAAAACCTACTAGAAGGACAAAAATTGGTACGAGCAGAGAGGATAAGTCACGCAATGAGAGAGACTCTTCACGGCTGAAAGAATTGGTCCCCAGGTATAATAATGTGCGTGATGATTAATGGGAAAAATAATACATAGCCCCAAGTTTTCAATGAGATATCATTGTCTACTGCAAGCCAAAAAACCGTGGGAAAAGACTACAATATCCCATCCTGTCTTATCTCTATCTGCACGGGACAGGGTAAAAAGCAAATAACAGTCCAAAAACTAGAGGGAAAAAggagggaaaaaggaaagaaaacagaAACCACCCTGATTTAACTGTTTTTGACCCTAAAATAAATCATCCTGATTATAAAAAGTAACGATATACTGCTGAAAACGCAGCCTTTTTGAGCTGTACGTGGAGGAGGAAAGGTTGCTGCTGATCAAGAGAATTCTTCATGGGGATGATCAAAGTCAGGATTCTCCACTCCGTCTAACAGCATTTCTTGGTGGCGGCATTTATGACTGCAAAAGGCTTTCTCACCCCTGCATATGTCGGAAGCAAAAATACAGGCTTTTAAGTCGTAAGATATATAGAAGAACCCATTTCGGCGCAGCATGCAGTTGGTGAATTCAAGGAAATCAAAAGGGAGTTCTTCTGTAAAAAATCAATCTCGTCCATCTTCCCGATTAATTATCcaagcaaatccctccacacaAATTACCAATATTACAGAAATGAGGCGATTAACCAAATCCTTACGAGCAAGGGAGAACCATACCTTACTGTAAATTTAAAAGAAGGAAATGGATCGTACCTGTAGATGTAAATGTCTTCAGTCTGTTCAAGAGTCTTCTTGCAAGTGAAACAGAAACTTAGGAAGTTCTCCGAGGAAGAGCTTGGCTCACCCGGTAAAGAACTGTAGGTCTCCACGATGCAGTCATCAAATATATGAGTGGTTCTTGGAAAAGGCCCACGACATATGACACATGTATAATCCTCAGAAAGCTCCATCTCACTCACAGAGAGATTAACCGTGACAACTCGTGGAGAATGCTTAGTCTGGATGACAGAACTTGGAGACCCAAATTCTGATAATTTGAAATTCTTGGTTTTGATTCCGAAGTCAGCCGGAGATTTTGGAGACTCGGTTGGAGATAGTGTAGAAGGTGGCAGGGGAGGGATTTGAACTCTAAGCTTTGTACCAAATATCACCTTTCGACTGGTGGGTTCAAAAGAATTCTCTTCAATACTTCCATCATGTAGAGTATCTATAAGAGCAAGGCCAATGCCTTTCGAGTCATTTGCCTCCCATGAGTGTTTGCTTTCTGAGGAAGATTTTGCGGATATGGATCGGCTTCTGTCATATGTGAATGGGTTTCCAAGAGAACAGAATGGTATGGTGTCAAGAATTGAGGTTGGACTCACCACAGTTTGAGTCTCGGAGAGACCCTTTGCTTTGAAAGCTCTAAATCTTGGACAACCAAAGAAAAATGCTACGGGTCTGGTGCGTTTTTGGGCGGAAGATGCTTGAGAGCTGTGATCTGCAGCCATTATAGATTGCTTGCTGGTCATTGCTCTGGATCTATTTCTCAGCATAACTCCCTCTTCTCAGATAGTACTGAAGAAAATAATGTTGATTTGCAGTGTCTAACAGGATGAGAAATTTGTTAGTTTCAGGCGATAGACAATCAATTTTACAAAGAAAGTGATGCAGAGAACATTTGGCTATAGACAATCAATTTTACAAAGAAAGTGATGCAGAGAACATTTCAAAGATATACAATTGCTAGCATACCTGTGATTATCAGAGTAAATATTTCCCAGAATCAGCCATGAATTGCAGCTACTGGTGACAATCTCAAACCGAAGAACAAACTCTATTTCTTCCTAGAAAAACACAACTGAAATGCCCTTAGCTCCATCAATAAAACCCAGAAACAAAatgaaacaaaacacaaaaagaagTTGTTTATGATAAATTGAAAAACCTCCTAGATTTCTGTAGCTTCCATTTATGGGCACCAAGAGAAAATGACTAGAAATCAAAACAAGGGTTCCTTATTTTCCGTCCAGAACATACATGGACAAGATTACTGCCATTTATAAACAAAAGAACTCTATTTTTATCGTCTGGTCTTTCTGAAAGGAATGGCATAATTGGTTTTACTACtcccagagaaaaaaaaaaaaaaaaaaccccatcgATATCAACATGTACCAAACGAAAGATTAGAATATTTCTCTCTCAAACTTAGCTCTCCGTTAGTGGGTTTTTCACTCATGCCATCAATTTCACTGTCACATCCTCTTTCTTCAGTCTGATCACTTCTTGCAACATCACAACGAACTTGCAAACAGAGAAAGTGAGAGTGAAAATGGAAAGCCTGTGCATGACAATCAgcggcttttttttttttttttcggagcAGATTATCGGGGATTACGATGATGGGAAATGATAGGCACcgattagatatttttttttatagagaatttttgtttgtttaatttttaatattatattttgtattttttttaaaaacataaaaaatactttaaaaaaattacactatcGTAGACTCGTAAAATTCCTAATTTTCTAGGTGACCCTACCATTGTACTAAAGACAATACACCCATAACTTGAAAAATAGGCACGCCTGCATATTGGTCTTGTCATTTTGCAATGAGTCTCTTTCTTACGTTACGTAGGTACGTTATTTGTCCTTATTAAAATTACTGTTCACTTAAGGGTCGTAGACACAGATCCCGTGTGCGCCTAGCAGGGTTAAAACAGAGTAGCATGATACTTGTTCATACGCTTGGTCATTCTGAAACTAGTGAGGGCATGCATTTATGGGGATTGCTTGTGGGTCTaggaagagttttttttttttttttttttttttttttttttttgtcttatgCTTTGGTCATCCGGCCTAAGTTAGCTTGGCAATGTGAAAACTGATTAGTCCAATAAATCCACAAAAATTAATTCTGTaaaatcattattaaaaaagaaatcgaTAAATACTTAGCTTGACAAAGAAAGCCAATATGGGAGAGAAATCAATTTAGGGTCTGATTAAAATGAGGGAAAGAGAAAAGTAAAGAACAAGGGGATGAAAGAAGTAGAAGGAGATAGCACTATGCGGTAGCCCTTGCAACCCGTCTATTAACAACGTGTTTCACACATCGGTCAATAGGTTTTATGCTCCTACAATACAAGGAATGTGAGAGCTCAGAGGTGGTGAGACACTTCTAATGCCTAAGTCagttttttattcttaaaaaaaatttatgtatgtaAGAGTAATTGAGACGATTCTAACTTGGAATACGGCTTATACTTCCTGTTGAGGTGGAACCTGCATTTCTTGGGCCAGTGTAACGACTGTCCTTATGGTGGGTCATTTACAAAATAACTTTAATAAAAATCGATGGAATTACggttcattttaatttttttttccatgctaagatacaaaagactctatgttataaataaacttcattttcttaattaaaagattacatgggaaaatattaaattttataattcaagtttctcgtacaaaatatctaGCCTAGGCCTTCATGCTCTTTCCCTTGAGCTGTGCCCGTCTTGACCTGTtgtgctcatcttgtccctgggaaggtacacataaaaactaaaatgagtcgatgactcgtaagcattacttcatatagctaaaatataataatattggtTTTCAGTTATGCATtaatcactccatacatacatatcgtatttatcatgcatagacatgcagttcgttttaaaaatgttacaaggtggagtttttctttaaaacgtgcttttttttcttaaaacaattctccacgcctcgctgccttcatttcttaaagagttttttcatgcatacgtccttttacatacattcatgcattcatcttttcttaacatgcatacgttctttctttcttatcacttttgttggccgttgcacactgttgcGCCTCGTGTGCTAGGCttagtggtcttttggacctaattCCGCCCATGGCCAAGGATTGGGAATCAACTCCattagggtgcagcactgggtgcacaaccagtactacttacccggcattgcaatctgccaaGTCTAGTCCATTCGGTACCTTTTCCATTTCTGTTCAtgtggccgttacgtattttcatacatcatgcattcaaTCTATTCATACCTTTTTAGtcctttcattcctttacagtccattcaatcctttacagtccattcattcatttcagtccttATAGTGCTTACAGttctttacagttcttacggTTCTTCAGATCATTTCATtcgtaaagtcattttaaaagaaaatagttttctttcttttcataaaagtcatttaaaaagaagtttctatttttcgtaaaagtcattttagaaaaagcagttttctttcttttcattttaaaaacgtctgttcttgcatcttttaaagcttcatttcatttcttttcgtgaacatacatacaatacgtaccgcATAttacatccattcacatgcatatacATACGTACTTTGGGTAcgtgaaaaggggctgccaaggagagcctctacatacttatacttgcttagttttctttttcgtaAAGCGGGTCTTGTAGAGAAAAGTTTCGTTTTCCTTTAAGAGAAAAagctttcgttttctttttctattatttaggaaaaactctagaagagtatgaacacaATACCTACCTGGACTAGACGGCAGCCCCTGCAACCCACCTATTAACAACATGTTTCGCACATCGGTCAATAGGTTTTATGCTCCTGCAACTCAAGGAATGTGAGAGCTCAAAGGTGGTGAGACACttccgatgcctaagtcagttttttattcttaaagAGAATTTATGTATGCAAGAGTAACTGAGATGATTCTAACCTGGAATAGGGCTTATACTTCCTATTGAGGTGGGGCTCCCATTTCCTATGCCAGGGGTGTTCGTCCTTTGTACTAAATACCATGTTGTCGGCTTTAATGCAATATGGCTCCTCCGAATCACGTCCTATGTGTCAAGTTGGTGAGTATGGCTATAATCTATGCACTCTGTCCGTGATAGCAGCTCTAGTTGGGATCCCAGCCTGCATTTCATATATGACCCTCTAATGTGGTATGGCTCTATTGCCATTTACACGTATAGACTTGTGCCAAAGTGAATGTTGACTCGTCCTCCCATGTTGAACCTCTTCCCGCTTTGGCCATGTACctccttctttttattttgattgttgggcCAATTACGCTTTGCTGTCATGCCTCTTGGGGTGGTGTTAGTTAGGCCTagcctagttttttttttttcgcgagggggggggggttgtgaGAACATCCCTTCCACCGCCTATCGTGGGTGCGAGTGCGGGCAAGTTCCTGACTAAAAGATACATATGTGGGCAAGAGGTGGGTGGTACCCAACCAGCCTGAAGTTTCACTCGCCCGGGCATCCataaaatacacacacacaattcTATATAAATACCTCAAACCCTaaattccttttctctctcctctcattttctcttccACCCACTGTCCTCTCTTCACTTTGCATTACCTTTTCATGTCTTCTTCCCCTTCCTCTCATGCCAGCAACTCTCACCTActacttccttttctttctttcttctttctctttctcctcctcttctcttcttctttttcttctcatctcagcCCGCTCTTCTCCACCCATGACCAAACCGTTGTTGTGGATCATAGCCAAGCCACAGTCTATGATGGTATGATTGCGGTTGCTGTTGTGGATCTGTAAGTTAAAGACTCATAGTTGTACATTTGTGACCATgtctttttaagttttatgaTTGACAGTCATAGTATTGGGACTGTAATTTTTATGATTCACGGTCATGGTTGTGACTCTGTGAGTTTTATGACTCGCAGTTGCAATTGTGGGTCTATTGGGTTTTGTGAGCCATTGTATCATGGTCGTGGGTCACAGTTACCCCCTGTGTATATGTGTTTCTGTGCACAAATGTGAAGATCTAAGCACAAATATGATGTTTCTTATTGGTTGTGTGCTATTCTTTTGATGAATTTGTGATTTTGTGTGACATTTTGTAAATAATCTGTTGTTAAATGGTGTGGTTGGATGATGATGGTGTCAATCCACCAGACCGACAAGCGAATGCTAATGATCAAAGATATCAGTGGGAATTGGGTATGGGGGTTGATTCAGCCACCCAACTGAGATGAAGATGGGTTGCAGGAAGGATGGCTACTAGCCCAGATAAGATGGGTAGCACTGATAGAGGCAGCCGATCAAAACCAACAAATGAGCAAAACAGGAAAACAGTTTAATATGTTAGAAATAAAGAGAACTATGGGGATTTGTAGCACTTTGCATGTTATCAAGTATATTACTTACACTGGTGTAATCTACATTGTACGATTGAATTACAAATACATGTCAATGGATAACACTATCATTTGGTACATCTTGAACTTGAATGCTATTATCTATTTGAGTCATAGCCTTATGCCTTGCTTGAATTGATGATAGCTTAGCTATAACCTTATCACTTACTTGAATTGATGAAGACTTGGTTGGAATGGTAGAGTCCTTAGTCATAGAGTCCTCATCAACTACATATGCT comes from the Carya illinoinensis cultivar Pawnee chromosome 8, C.illinoinensisPawnee_v1, whole genome shotgun sequence genome and includes:
- the LOC122274161 gene encoding FCS-Like Zinc finger 8-like translates to MLRNRSRAMTSKQSIMAADHSSQASSAQKRTRPVAFFFGCPRFRAFKAKGLSETQTVVSPTSILDTIPFCSLGNPFTYDRSRSISAKSSSESKHSWEANDSKGIGLALIDTLHDGSIEENSFEPTSRKVIFGTKLRVQIPPLPPSTLSPTESPKSPADFGIKTKNFKLSEFGSPSSVIQTKHSPRVVTVNLSVSEMELSEDYTCVICRGPFPRTTHIFDDCIVETYSSLPGEPSSSSENFLSFCFTCKKTLEQTEDIYIYRGEKAFCSHKCRHQEMLLDGVENPDFDHPHEEFS